In Aythya fuligula isolate bAytFul2 chromosome 6, bAytFul2.pri, whole genome shotgun sequence, the following are encoded in one genomic region:
- the CDCA7 gene encoding cell division cycle-associated protein 7 produces the protein MAPPRPQRRGCWGRRNFRAFRNTKLIPMETSSSSDDSCDSFGSDNFANTKCKFRSDITEELAKIFHEASDDESFCGFSENEIEDALKLESDSEENDGSAESEVAQRAQKYPAPLKVAMKFPPRRSERRKAEMETLPEKLMPALDSDSDSEEKGSVFLEKRALNIKENKAMLAKLMAELQSVSGIFGGRRSLPTASQGPKRLPRRSLPRSALRRNPDRSSRPHTRSRSLTEGPPTPLPEEEDDDRYFLVRRRTMSDEYMEHDAQTPRRGHRGAMALPHIVRPVEEITEEELNNICGSAREKVYNRAMGSTCHQCRQKTIDTKTNCRNPDCIGVRGQFCGPCLRNRYGEDVRTALLDPNWRCPPCRGICNCSFCRQRDGRCATGVLVYLAKYHGYDNVHAYLKSLKHELGMED, from the exons ATGGCTCCGCCGCGCCCGCAG CGCCGAGgttgctggggaaggagaaactTCAGGGCATTCCGAAATACGAAACTGATCCCCATGGAAACGTCCTCATCCTCTGATGACAGTTGTGACAGTTTTGGTTCTGATAATTTTGCAAACACG aAATGCAAGTTTAGGTCGGATATTACGGAAGAACTGGCAAAAATCTTTCATGAAGCCTCTGATGATGAATCCTTCTGtggcttttcagaaaatgagattGAAGATGCATTG AAACTGGAATCAGATTCAGAGGAGAACGATGGAAGTGCTGAAAGTGAGGTAGCTCAAAGAGCGCAGAAATACCCTGCTCCTCTAAAAGTAGCTATGAAGTTTCCACCTCGAAGATCGGAAAGGAGGAAGGCTGAGATGGAAACTCTTCCTGAAAAGCTGATGCCTGCTCTGGATTCAGACTCTGATTCTGAAGAAAAGGGCTCtgtgtttttagaaaaaagagctttaaacatcaaggaaaacaaagcaatg CTCGCAAAACTAATGGCGGAGCTGCAAAGTGTTTCTGGTATCTTTGGTGGGAGAAGGTCATTGCCAACTGCCAGTCAA GGGCCAAAGCGACTTCCAAGACGTTCATTACCTAGAAGTGCATTGAGGAGGAACCCAGATCGAAGTTCTCGGCCACACACAAGATCCAGGTCTCTGACTGAAGGTCCTCCTACTCCTTTACCAGAAGAAGAAGATGATGACCGGTACTTCCTAGTAAGAAGAAGAACAATGTCTGATGAATACATGGAG CATGATGCCCAAACTCCCAGGAGGGGTCACCGTGGTGCCATGGCTCTTCCACACATTGTACGCCCGGTTGAGGAGATAACGGAGGAGGAGCTGAATAACATTTGTGGATCTGCAAGAGAGAAAGTGTATAACAGGGCTATG GGATCCACCTGTCATCAGTGTCGACAAAAAACCATAGATACCAAGACAAATTGCCGTAACCCTGATTGCATAGGGGTACGGGGCCAGTTCTGTGGGCCGTGCCTCCGCAATAGGTATGGGGAAGATGTCAGAACAGCGTTGCTGGATCCG AACTGGAGGTGCCCACCGTGTCGTGGAATCTGCAACTGTAGCTTCTGCAGACAGAGAGATGGCCGATGTGCTACAGGTGTGCTGGTCTATCTGGCCAAGTACCATGGCTATGACAATGTCCATGCCTACTTGAAAAG TCTGAAACATGAACTTGGAATGGAAGACTGA